One genomic segment of Labilibaculum sp. DW002 includes these proteins:
- a CDS encoding NapC/NirT family cytochrome c, translating into MKLPKSFYNWTSILGASIASITFFLIVFFFVISVLFNQGSSYMGLIIYLVLPAFLIIGLILIPIGMLIQIRRKNKQMFIAEDMKWPRVDLNDQKHRNAFSLFVIISFIFLFLSSVGSYEAFVYSESVEFCGTLCHSVMEPEYATYKKSAHAKVACVECHVGEGADWYMRSKLSGLYQVYAVTVDNFPRPIPTPLANLRPARETCEHCHWPEKFYPKRIKNQIHFLADENNTEWNIQLTMKIGPDHHTQKLSEGIHWHINPNIKIEFMSADEKSEYIQWVKYTNTETGEEHIFEDQMMPPDSAFYADAKLHEMDCMDCHNRPSHGYLSPPDYIDVFMAKQEIDPKIPYIKFAAMEALKDTYSTKDSANLLIEQVILNFYKESYPDIATQFNTAIAKAIEGIKTAYHENTFPEMKVRWDVYPDHKSHMESQGCFRCHDDNHTSKDGRVISKDCNLCHSITVQGTPDSLQMAFPNQNMEFVHPVDIGTDWKDYSCVDCHAYLYP; encoded by the coding sequence ATGAAATTACCTAAATCGTTTTACAATTGGACTTCAATATTAGGAGCTAGCATAGCATCAATCACATTTTTCCTAATTGTCTTCTTTTTTGTAATCTCTGTTCTTTTCAATCAGGGAAGTTCTTACATGGGCTTAATAATTTATTTGGTATTGCCTGCATTTCTAATTATTGGCTTAATTCTAATTCCAATAGGAATGCTCATTCAGATTAGAAGAAAAAATAAACAAATGTTTATTGCTGAAGATATGAAGTGGCCTCGTGTTGATTTGAATGACCAAAAACATAGGAATGCATTCTCGCTATTTGTTATCATTAGTTTTATATTTCTCTTTCTATCCTCGGTAGGTAGTTACGAAGCCTTTGTTTATAGTGAGTCTGTAGAGTTTTGTGGAACACTTTGTCATTCGGTAATGGAACCAGAATATGCCACTTATAAAAAATCAGCACATGCTAAAGTTGCTTGTGTAGAATGCCATGTTGGAGAAGGTGCCGATTGGTATATGCGTTCAAAATTAAGTGGCTTGTATCAGGTTTATGCTGTTACTGTGGACAATTTTCCACGACCGATACCAACACCACTCGCTAATTTACGTCCAGCTAGAGAAACCTGTGAACATTGCCATTGGCCAGAAAAGTTTTATCCTAAGCGAATCAAGAATCAAATCCATTTCTTGGCTGATGAAAACAATACAGAATGGAATATTCAATTGACCATGAAAATTGGTCCCGATCATCACACGCAAAAATTATCGGAAGGCATTCATTGGCATATCAATCCAAATATCAAAATTGAATTTATGTCGGCCGATGAAAAGTCAGAATACATTCAGTGGGTAAAATACACCAATACTGAAACCGGAGAAGAACATATTTTTGAAGATCAAATGATGCCGCCAGACAGTGCATTTTACGCAGATGCTAAACTACACGAAATGGACTGTATGGATTGTCACAATCGACCTTCTCATGGTTATTTATCTCCACCTGATTATATAGATGTATTCATGGCAAAACAGGAAATTGATCCTAAAATTCCATACATTAAATTTGCTGCTATGGAAGCATTAAAGGACACTTATTCGACAAAAGATAGTGCCAACTTACTTATAGAACAAGTGATTCTCAATTTTTATAAAGAAAGCTATCCCGATATCGCAACACAATTTAATACAGCTATTGCAAAAGCAATTGAAGGCATTAAAACCGCTTATCATGAGAATACATTTCCAGAAATGAAAGTACGCTGGGATGTTTATCCCGATCACAAAAGCCATATGGAATCACAAGGATGTTTTCGTTGCCACGATGATAACCACACCAGTAAAGATGGAAGAGTCATTTCAAAAGATTGCAATCTCTGTCATTCTATTACCGTACAAGGCACGCCAGATTCTTTACAAATGGCCTTCCCAAATCAAAATATGGAATTTGTTCATCCTGTTGATATTGGTACCGATTGGAAAGATTATTCCTGTGTTGATTGCCATGCCTATTTATATCCTTAA
- the pdxH gene encoding pyridoxamine 5'-phosphate oxidase: MKKEIRDIRHEYGEAGLKRSDISKDPFIQFKNWFENAVALKLPDANAMTLATVSAEGKPSARILLLKDFNEKGFCFFTNYKSRKGSDIEANPNGAMVFFWPELERQIRIEGKIEKLEPELSDEYFFERPLGSRIAASVSPQSDEIDNREVLNKMITAFQSENDENFPRPNFWGGYRLIPELFEFWQGRKNRLNDRFEYNLEKKDWNLRRLAP, translated from the coding sequence ATGAAGAAGGAAATCAGAGATATAAGGCACGAATATGGAGAAGCAGGATTAAAACGATCCGATATTTCTAAAGATCCTTTTATTCAATTCAAAAATTGGTTTGAGAATGCGGTAGCCTTAAAATTACCTGATGCTAATGCAATGACTTTAGCAACTGTATCTGCAGAAGGAAAACCATCAGCTCGAATTCTTCTTTTAAAAGATTTTAACGAAAAGGGATTTTGTTTTTTTACAAATTACAAGAGTCGTAAAGGATCGGATATCGAAGCTAACCCGAATGGTGCAATGGTATTTTTCTGGCCCGAATTGGAAAGACAGATTCGTATCGAAGGCAAAATTGAAAAATTAGAGCCAGAATTATCTGATGAATACTTTTTTGAACGACCACTTGGAAGTCGAATAGCTGCATCAGTTTCTCCTCAAAGCGATGAAATAGATAATCGAGAAGTTTTAAATAAAATGATTACTGCATTTCAATCGGAAAATGACGAGAATTTCCCCAGACCCAATTTTTGGGGTGGTTATCGATTAATTCCTGAGCTTTTTGAGTTTTGGCAAGGTCGAAAAAATAGATTAAATGATCGATTTGAATACAATCTTGAAAAAAAAGATTGGAATTTAAGAAGACTTGCACCTTAA
- a CDS encoding PfkB family carbohydrate kinase: MSRVYTIGDSVLDVYFENEKPIEAKPGGSFLNSSVSLGRLGVQVSFISELGVDRVGDQIKNFLQDNKVDTNHISYFSDTSTNLALAYLDENKNADYSFYKTRKGLESKITFPNSVKEGDVILFGSFLAIKKEFRSSLLDFLKESKQKGALLIYDPNFRTQHLPMLPDVLPYIKENMALADIVKASNEDFDLICNCKDGDSAFKWLNEFSKASLVYTANKFGLFVFNPESHFYSVPAINPVSTVGAGDTVNAAIAYFIVRNGIQQSTLVNMTDVDLEDLAKFAIEFSQEVCMIYDNFLPLSIASKYRL, from the coding sequence ATGAGTCGAGTATATACAATTGGAGATTCGGTATTGGATGTTTATTTTGAAAATGAAAAGCCAATAGAGGCAAAGCCAGGAGGTTCCTTTCTTAATTCATCCGTTAGTTTGGGTAGGTTAGGAGTTCAGGTTTCCTTTATTAGTGAATTGGGGGTCGATCGGGTTGGTGATCAGATTAAGAACTTTTTACAAGATAACAAGGTTGATACGAATCACATTTCTTATTTTTCTGATACAAGTACAAATTTAGCTTTGGCTTATTTGGATGAAAATAAAAATGCGGATTACTCTTTTTATAAAACAAGGAAAGGACTCGAAAGTAAAATTACATTTCCAAATAGTGTAAAAGAAGGTGATGTTATTTTATTTGGATCATTTTTGGCTATCAAAAAGGAATTTAGATCTTCTTTACTTGATTTTCTAAAGGAAAGTAAACAAAAAGGAGCTTTACTTATTTATGATCCCAACTTTAGAACACAGCACCTTCCGATGTTACCCGATGTGTTGCCTTACATTAAAGAGAATATGGCTTTGGCTGATATTGTAAAAGCATCGAATGAAGATTTTGATTTGATCTGTAATTGTAAAGATGGAGATTCGGCATTTAAGTGGTTAAATGAATTTTCTAAGGCAAGCTTGGTTTATACTGCCAATAAGTTTGGACTTTTTGTATTCAATCCAGAATCTCATTTTTATTCAGTTCCAGCTATTAATCCTGTTAGTACGGTTGGAGCAGGTGATACGGTAAATGCTGCAATTGCATATTTTATTGTTCGAAATGGAATTCAACAATCTACTTTAGTAAATATGACTGATGTAGATTTGGAAGATTTAGCGAAGTTCGCAATTGAGTTTTCACAGGAAGTATGCATGATTTACGATAATTTTTTACCGCTAAGTATAGCAAGTAAATATCGCTTATAA